tctgaatattttatgtctgttaccactgataacctgaatgaccctagaaagttttggaaggctattaagtctatgtctggtaacagtaatgttaatgaattaccgtcatgtgtattgaaggactctgttgctatatctgacaaaactgaaatgctgaattgtttcaatgagcactttgtatcatctggtaggctgtttgattcagtgtcctctgtctctgtacaaccttgtgtggatgaaccagtgagagctggtcaaacttttagctttttgccattctcagtgcaggtggtacataaagccctgaaatccttagatcagagaaagcctgcaggtcctgatcttttggatccctgcttttaaatctggcagctgatttcatagctgaaccacttgcatatctgtttaatctaaccctggaatgtaatgaaattccaaagatctggaaatcagcatttgtcctgccacttttaaaaggggggagatccaactcttttaaataattataggccaatctcaaagctgtcacccctgatgaaaatacttgaaacccttgtgagtgaccagctaaaagagtttttatatactaactctattttatcaatgtaccaatcgggtttcaggaagaagcatagcacaattacagcagccatgaaggttttaaatgatatcactgaagctcttgacaaaaaacagcattgtgtctcactttttattgatctctctaaggcttttgatacagttgatcatgctatactaaggcagagattgtcgagtgtaggtctttcagagcatgcagttgcatggtttgttaactatctgtctgatagaactcagtgcactcaatttgatgggcttaggtctgttaaattgtctgtcttaaatggtgtgccccaaggctctgtacttggtcctctcttattcactatttatataaataatttagacaaaaatgtccaaaatgcacaacttcatttttatgctgatgatactgttatttactgttgtgcttcatctcttacaaaagctttccagaacttgcaaactgcttttaatactgttcaacataccttgtctcaattgaagcttatcctcaatactgacaaaactaaacttctggtgttttctaaagcaagaaatagacccctgaacctttcacctattactacctttcagggcaaggagattgaggttgtaacctcatataaatatcttggaattttgattgatgatggcctctcttttaaaatgcatattcaacaacttacaaaaaaattgaagctgaaattaggattttattttaggaataaggcttgtttttcttttgaagccagaaggaggctagtatcagctacatttatgcctttactagactatggggatattttatatataaatgcttccgctcagtgtttgagatcaattgacaccctttaccatggcactttgagatttattttaaattgcaaaacccttacgcaccactgcactttgtataccagggttggctggccttctctagtcactcgtaggctcagtcactggtatacttttatttacaaaaccattttgggtttactacctttttatttgggcatttttattgttcagaaatgtggtgggtactctcttcgttcgagggactttatcttgctaactgttccaaatgtccgaactgaatttggtaaaagggcttttatgtactctgcgccatcgtcttggaatgccttacaaaatacttttaaactggaagaacttgtcccgattggtattttaaatcactgatgaatgatcttgagactgattccctgacctgtcaatgtttttaatttgctgtttttgattttgttatattctttgttaattttatggtttttactagattacttgtagtttttcatgttgtttgtctaatttttgtaatgacttggcgctgcctatcttggccaggacgctcttgaaaaagagattttaaatctcaatgagcctttcctggttaaataaaggttaataataaaataataaatattaCCACACTACTGTAATGAAAAATGTACCatcttttcaacaacaaaaaaatacaactcaAGTGTGGTAATCTCAATAAGGTATTATAGGTAATATTATTAATAATCAAGGGAatcattttatttaatttataaagCTATAAATTATAATTGTACATAATAAAGATGTCGAAAACTGCTCCATGGTGATGAAGGGAAATCTTGGAAATGTTGATATTGTGCGCAATAAACATATTAACCATTCATCTCATAAACCACAGTGTTTTTATGCTGGAATATCCATGGAGTTCTGACCACAACTGCAGTTTACAAAACCGAAGCTCCTACGACAACAACTgaagctcctacaacaacaactgtagctcctacgacaacaactgtagctcctacgacaacccctgtagctcctacgacaacccctgtagctcctacgacaaccacagtAGCTCCTACGACAAGCACagtagctcctacgacaaccaatGCAGATTCCACTACACGAACTGTAGCTCCTATGACCACTACAACTTCAGCACCTACTTCGACAACCACTGcagctactactacaacaactgaaGCTCCTACTTCTTCTATAACTGaagcacctactacgacaactacaaATGCAGCTCCTACGACGACAACTGCAACTCCTATTACAACAACTGTATATCCTATGACCACAACAGAAGCACCTACAATGACAACTGAAGCTCCATGGACAACCACAACACCTACTACGACGATTACAACAGCAGCACCTAtaacaacaactgtagcttctaCAACAACTATATATCCTATTACCACTACAACTGTAGCTcttacgaccactacaactgcagcacctatTTCGACAACCACTGCAGCTTCAACAACTGTAGCTATTtcaacaacaactgtagctcctatgaCTACTACAAATACAGCTCCtatgacaaccacaactgcagatCCTATTACAACACCTTTAGATCATACGACCACTACAACAGAAGCACCTACAACgacaactgaagctcctacgacaaccacaacagcagcacctacaacaacaactgtagcttctacgacaacaaatatatccccaACCACTACAACGTCAGCAGCTACTTCGACAATCActtcagctcctactacaacaactgtagctcttaCAACCACTACGACTACAGCACATACAACTGCAACTGAAGCTACTCCGATAACCACAAGTGCAGCACCTATTACGACAATTACATCTGAAGCTCCTACGTCAACCACAACTAaagaacctactacgacaactacaaGTGCAGCACCTATTACGACCATTACAACTGAAGCTccaacgacaaccacaacaaaagaacctactacgacaactacaacacctacaactgcagcacctacgaCGACAACTACTaatgcagctcctacaacaaccacaactgcagcaccAACAACGACAACCGTAGCTcctacaactgcagcacctacttCGACAACCACTGCAGCACCTGCTACAACTACAATTgaagctcctacaacaacaactgtagctcctatgaccactacaactgcaacacctacttcaacaaccactgcagctcctacaaccactacaccagcagcacctactacgacaactacaCCTGCAGCACCTGCTACGACAACTACACTTGCAGCACCTATTACGACAACTACAAATGCATTACCTACTACAACCACTGCAACTGCAGCACATGCAagaacaactgtagctccttcgACAACATCTGTAGCTTCTGCGACTTCTACAACTGaagcacctactacgacaacaACTAATGCAGCTGCTACGACAACTACAAATGCAGTTCCtatgacaaccacaactgcagttcCTACTACAACAATTTAGATCCTACGACCACAACAACGGAAGCACCTACAACGACAACTGAACCTCCTACGACAACCATAACTGCAGTTCCTACTACAACAATTTTAGATCCTACGACCACAACAACGGAAGCACCTACAACGACAACTGAAGCTCCTaagacaaccacaacagcagcacctacaacaacaactgtagcttctacgacaagaaatatactgctcaaaaaaataaagggaacacttaaacaacacatcctagatctgaatgaaagaaataatcttattaaatacttttttctttacatagttgaatgtgctgacaacaaaatccaatttatcaacccatggaggtctggatttggagtcacactcaaaattaaagtggaaaaccacactacaggctgatccaactttgatgtaatgtccttaaaacaagtcaaaatgaggctcagtagtgtgtgtggcctccacgtgcctgtatgacctccctacaatgcctgggcatgctcctgatgaggtggcggatggtctcctgagggatctcctcccagacctggactaaagcatccgccaactcctggacagtctgtggtgcaacgtggcgttggtggatggagcgagacatgatgtcccagatgtgctcaattggattcaggtctggggaacgggcgggccggtccatagcatcaatctcatcttggtacctaatggcagtcaggctacctctggcgagcacatggagggctgtgcggccccccaaagaaatgccaccccacaccatgactgacccaccgccaaaccggtcatgctggaggatgttgcaggcagcagaacgttctccacggcgtctccagactctgtcacgtctgtcacgtgctcagtgtgaacctgctttcatctgtgaagagcacagggcgccagtggcgaatttgccaatcttggtgttctttggcaaatgccaaacgtcctgcacggtgttgggctgtaagcacaacccccacctgtgga
This genomic interval from Salmo salar chromosome ssa27, Ssal_v3.1, whole genome shotgun sequence contains the following:
- the LOC123730975 gene encoding mucin-5AC-like, encoding MTTTTSAPTSTTTAATTTTTEAPTSSITEAPTTTTTNAAPTTTTATPITTTVYPMTTTEAPTMTTEAPWTTTTPTTTITTAAPITTTVASTTTIYPITTTTVALTTTTTAAPISTTTAASTTVAISTTTVAPMTTTNTAPMTTTTADPITTPLDHTTTTTEAPTTTTEAPTTTTTAAPTTTTVASTTTNISPTTTTSAATSTITSAPTTTTVALTTTTTTAHTTATEATPITTSAAPITTITSEAPTSTTTKEPTTTTTSAAPITTITTEAPTTTTTKEPTTTTTTPTTAAPTTTTTNAAPTTTTTAAPTTTTVAPTTAAPTSTTTAAPATTTIEAPTTTTVAPMTTTTATPTSTTTAAPTTTTPAAPTTTTTPAAPATTTTLAAPITTTTNALPTTTTATAAHARTTVAPSTTSVASATSTTEAPTTTTTNAAATTTTNAVPMTTTTAVPTTTI